The DNA window TGAGTATAAATCATCAAAAAAGTTATCATTTTCATTAATATTTTTTGGGTCTGAATTACTTAATACTGCTACTGCCCCTTTTAAATTTACTTTTTCAAAATATTTTGCTAATTTTTCTTGCTCTCTATCATCAAAACACATTTTATCATAAGAGGTAAAACTTGCTGTTTGTGTAAGTGGTCTATATGGTGGATCAAAATATACAAATGTTTTTTCATCGATAAAATCATATGATTTATCATAACTTCCACAAATTATTTTTATACTTTTTAATTTCTTTGAAATATTTTTTAAATTTTCTTCATTACAAATTTTAGGGTTTTTATATGCTCCCATAGGAACATTAAATAATCCTTTACTATTTACACGATATAAACCATTAAAACATGTCCTATTTAAAA is part of the Oceanivirga salmonicida genome and encodes:
- a CDS encoding DNA adenine methylase, coding for KIENEYITLDNIARKEYYYKKRDDFNDYINKVLNDDIYGSALFIFLNRTCFNGLYRVNSKGLFNVPMGAYKNPKICNEENLKNISKKLKSIKIICGSYDKSYDFIDEKTFVYFDPPYRPLTQTASFTSYDKMCFDDREQEKLAKYFEKVNLKGAVAVLSNSDPKNINENDNFFDDLYSKFNIYRIQSKRRINSNASKRGNISELLITNYNKGV